The genomic region TTACCCCGTTAATCATTTCCAGAGACTTGGGCACTAACAAACTGCGGACGTTGCACAAGACGACATTTAAAGGCATGCGCTCACTCGCTGAATTGGACATGTTCGACAACCATGTGGAATATCTGCCAGCTGGCATATTTGATTCCTTAGTCAATTTGAGAATTCTGTAAGTAATACATCACCTAGGAAGTGTAAtgaaaccaatattttttggtattcgAAAAAGTCAAcgaaacatgtatttttttcagacGGCTCCAAAGAAATTACCTGGAAGAAATTGATAGTCACGCATTCAGATCAACGAAGAAACTTTTTCACGTAGACCtatcaaataactatttatattcCCTTCCAGAAAAATTGTTCGCAAATAATTCATTTTTGGAAACCATCGACATTTCTAATAACCATATTATGTACATGCCTTCAGACAGCTTCGTTGGTCTGGAATCGCTGCAAATATTAGacttatcaaaaaataaaattcaacgaaTCGAAAACGGAACTTTTTCATTAAAGACACTTCAGATATTAAAACTGTCTGATAATAAGATATGTAATATAAGTGAAAACGCTTTTGAAAGCCTACAGGCTTTAGAAACTTTATTGTTGGAGCGAAATAAGCTGCAAAGTATTCCAACTCGTCTTTTTCACAATGTGGATTGTTTAACCTTTCTGGATTTATCCAGTAACAATTTAATGAGAGTAAGTTCATGTGATGTTAAGTAATATGATATAGATAATTTCTTTAGGTTATTAATAATTCTATTTGAATTATTGCAGTTAACGGGCGTTGAATTTGAAAGATTGAAGCTTTTGCGCACGCTGGATTTGAAGGATAACGCTCTTACCGAACTTCCAGACTTTACGTTTTCGAATAACACAAACTTGGAGAAGCTCGacttatcaaaaaataaactgcGATTTTTAAACGTCACCACATTTCTTGGATTGGAAAATCTCACCTCGCTTTTGTTATcggaaaataaattgttcgaGGTGCATTTCAAAACCTTTTCAACATTGAAAAATCTAACGACACTGTAAGTATGAAATAGGTAAAAccataaatcttaaaaattacattacgtttttgtgtaggtatttattgtCTGCGCGTTATAGAATCATTTTGTGTTTGATTGCAGGCATTTGGACAACAACATGTTTCCTTCATTACCATCGCGTACATTGGATTACATGCCGAAACTAGCGATCGTCAAGCTATCCGGTAACCCGTGGCACTGCGACTGCCATGCATTGTATATTTCAGCGTAAGTACCTCGCAATTCAAATGCAAATGACATTATCTTCAGATGCAGGTCGCAAAGTCCATTTCCTTCGCGCGTATCGCTAATATGCACATGCATTCCGCTGCGCCTTAGGCAAAACcacctttaaaataatatcaagcaATATGGAGCTTGAAATTGAAATGAATAGAAAAGTCGGAATAAAATCCTGGAAGAAATCGTTACCGAGTTTCAAGAATTGTctctatttacttttatatcgCGCTATTCTTGTGAACCAAATAATCACTGCATGCTATCAACATTGCCATCTGAGTAAAATTAACTACATACTTATGTTAGGTGTAATTCACCGCAACGTTACACATATGCATCACGCGTTGCCAGCAATAATCAATAGCTTATAGTAATTAGCCAATATGTAATGGATATCGATAAACAAACATCGTTTTCCTCTACAATTGAATTCAAATCTATCCGGATGTATTACCCTGTGTTATGATGTTAATAGGTAATCATTTTATCAATGTAGGTTcaaatgttttgtagttttgacTCTTATATCGTGCTCCCACCAAATACTTAACAAATAGGTATTTAGTATGTAGTAGTTGCAGTAATTTTCAAGAATATGCTGCCGTATTATATTGCTTTTTCTCAGTAACCATCATCCGATTTTTCTTTACGGTAATACGTTTAAGCTTTTACCCGGAGTCTACGTTATTTTTTCAGGCTTTAATTTTTACCGTAATTTTTATACACATCAAGCagttttttatcataataatatggtaTGATTCTTACagagaatgaataaataaagttttctcCAAATATAAAAGAGAAAATTGTAGTAACCAATTTtgattgtaatttaataaaaaaaaacgatgagATTTTCCACAATTGTGCTGCATTTCGATAAGAATTGGGTGGCATCTCGATTAATACGAAACTTTATATTTACCTAAGTCATAATGCAGTGCCTGAAACACAGGTCTCATCAGAAAAGGATCAAACTTG from Helicoverpa armigera isolate CAAS_96S chromosome 4, ASM3070526v1, whole genome shotgun sequence harbors:
- the LOC110384156 gene encoding leucine-rich repeat-containing protein 15, with the protein product MNIKLLEIIIAFILNIKVFQAAESSCSLNACDVVEMFTKSSRAEPSPPSSACSPDLHWRQLDRRLRAIEQPTWTISFGQSRWRQCAKSACRCDSARRSLNCWRAGFTTLTPDLIVPADLVNIDLGTNKLRTLHKTTFKGMRSLAELDMFDNHVEYLPAGIFDSLVNLRILRLQRNYLEEIDSHAFRSTKKLFHVDLSNNYLYSLPEKLFANNSFLETIDISNNHIMYMPSDSFVGLESLQILDLSKNKIQRIENGTFSLKTLQILKLSDNKICNISENAFESLQALETLLLERNKLQSIPTRLFHNVDCLTFLDLSSNNLMRLTGVEFERLKLLRTLDLKDNALTELPDFTFSNNTNLEKLDLSKNKLRFLNVTTFLGLENLTSLLLSENKLFEVHFKTFSTLKNLTTLHLDNNMFPSLPSRTLDYMPKLAIVKLSGNPWHCDCHALYISAWVRLNEMKIWDYSPTCVSPWYLEGHFLKKLKFPELCAGQWASMVNLSPRLPIQHLLALNVSVNRKPQDSMEQNHDVTTIDTWH